The following coding sequences lie in one Populus trichocarpa isolate Nisqually-1 chromosome 14, P.trichocarpa_v4.1, whole genome shotgun sequence genomic window:
- the LOC7494151 gene encoding histone-lysine N-methyltransferase ATX3 isoform X3, translating to MIIKQFMKGEMRRRNIGDVTLNELDEEENFEYALIPKKRKLNGYNSNPMGMYSEFDDFSSGPGSFCSVGSYWANEAQSYSKKRLKNQSLASSRKPISRSYRGRVQILPSRFNDSVVDMWKNEECRIDDTDLEIGDGEFVDSEDFYSEKYRYNSKFGFGSSHSYPFYGIEGHGQVGQFGCNNFHYRKGSSKKFLSSGNPLIEDGVVPRYGYTGLDKLRRERAKKKKDVYRPEDFALGDIVWAKCGKRYPWWPAVVIDPILKAPDAVLSCCVPGALCVMFYGYSKNGTQRDYAWVKQGMIFPFAEFMDRFQVQTQMFKCKLSDFQAALEEAILAESAGMGSISAEIPYPEAYPTRLQEASCSSQDLDFYTQQQDACYKDMRCCDGCNLILPCKTLKKRKRSTFQSEILCKHCAKLRKSKQYCGICKKTWHHSDGGNWVCCDGCNVWVHAECDNISSKLFKDLEDIDYYCPDCKVKFKFAQPDLERRKPPVKSIGNSGQAVPLDKVTVICNGMEGTYIPKLHLIECNCGSCGSRKQAPSEWEKHTGCRAKKWKHSVKIKDTMLPLAQWIAEYNASIDPLKLDKQMLLALLEEKYEPIYAKWISERCAVCRWVEDWDDNKIMICNRCQIAVHQECYGVRNVQDFASWVCRACETPDVEKECCLCPVKGGALKPSDIETLWVHIICAWFRPEVGFLNHEKMEPATGILRIPSMSFMKRCVVCKQTHGPCAQCCKCATYFHATCASRAGYFLELNCTEKNGVQVTEKLIYCAIHRKPNPDYAVVVRTPSGVFSGRSLLQNQNGCLRGSRLVSSKRVELPEPSTTGSNEFEPLSAAKCRAFKRTNHKWSEGDPIFHRLMGPRHHPLCSIINLSTYKQETEDSTVFSSFKERLYHLQKTENHRVCFGKSGIHGWGLFARRNIQEGEMVIEYCGEKVRRSVADLREARYRLEGKDCYVHHKGNESQELHIWYQRRAMGKLNFSELFRTNYGIIIFNIVLVCLALAEDATVSFSIIFLFFLFGLVYS from the exons AtgataataaaacaattcatgAAAGGCGAAATGCGGCGGCGCAACATAGGAGACGTCACACTTAACGAACTCGACGAGGAGGAGAATTTTGAATATGCATTGATTCCTAAGAAGCGAAAGTTGAATGGATACAATTCAAATCCAATGGGTATGTATagtgaatttgatgattttagcaGTGGTCCAGGTTCTTTTTGCAGCGTAGGATCGTACTGGGCTAATGAGGCTCAGTCTTACTCGAAGAAGAGATTGAAGAACCAGAGCTTGGCGAGCTCTCGAAAGCCGATATCAAGATCTTATCGAGGGCGAGTGCAAATACTTCCTTCGAGGTTTAACGATTCGGTTGTGGATATGTGGAAAAACGAAGAATGTAGAATTGATGACACTGATTTGGAAATAGGGGATGGTGAATTTGTAGACAGCGAGGATTTTTATAGTGAGAAATATAGATATAATAGTAAATTTGGTTTCGGAAGCTCTCATTCCTATCCATTTTATGGCATTGAAGGGCATGGACAAGTGGGTCAGTTCGGGTGTAACAATTTTCACTATAGAAAAGGTAGCAGTAAAAAGTTTTTGAGTTCGGGTAATCCATTGATAGAAGATGGAGTTGTGCCAAGATATGGGTATACAGGTTTGGATAAATTGAGAAGAGAAAgagctaaaaaaaagaaggatgtTTACAGACCAGAGGATTTTGCTTTGGGTGATATAGTTTGGGCTAAATGCGGGAAGAGATACCCATGGTGGCCAGCAGTTGTGATTGATCCCATCCTGAAAGCTCCTGATGCGGTACTCAGTTGTTGTGTTCCTGGTGCTCTTTGTGTTATGTTTTATGGATACTCTAAAAATGGAACGCAAAGG GACTATGCATGGGTGAAACAGGGGATGATATTCCCTTTTGCAGAATTCATGGACAG ATTTCAGGTGCAGACTCAAATGTTCAAGTGCAAGCTGAGTGATTTTCAGGCGGCACTAGAAGAGGCAATTTTAGCAGAAAGTGCAGGCATGGGCAGCATCAGTGCGGAAATACCATATCCTGAAGCTTATCCCACCCGACTCCAGGAAGCTAGCTGTTCAAGTCAGGATCTGGACTTCTACACTCAACAACAG GATGCATGTTACAAGGACATGAGATGCTGTGATGGCTGCAATCTAATCTTGCCATGCAAAActttgaagaaaaggaaaagatcaACATTTCAAAGTGAAATTTTATGCAAACATTGTGCCAAG ttaagaaaatcaaagcaaTATTGTGGCATATGCAAGAAGACCTGGCATCATTCAGATGGCGGGAACTGG GTATGCTGTGATGGCTGTAATGTTTGGGTGCATGCTGAGTGTGACAACATTTCCAGCAAACTTTTCAAG GATTTGGAGGATATTGATTATTACTGCCCTGACTGCAAAGTAAAGTTTAAATTTGCACAACCAGATTTAGAGAGAAGAAAGCCTCCAGTCAA GTCAATAGGAAACAGTGGACAGGCTGTACCACTAGACAAGGTAACAGTTATCTGCAATGGGATGGAAGGAACATACATTCCAAAACTTCATTT AATTGAGTGCAACTGTGGTTCATGTGGGTCACGGAAACAAGCACCAAGTGAATGGGAAAAGCACACTGGGTGTAGAGCTAAAAAGTGGAAGCACAGTGTGAAAATCAAAGACACAATGTTACCACTGGCACAATGG ATTGCTGAATATAATGCAAGTATAGATCCTCTAAAGTTAGATAAGCAGATGCTACTTGCTTTGTTGGAAG AGAAGTATGAACCTATATATGCAAAATGGATATCAGAAAGATGTGCTGTTTGTAGATGGGTTGAAGATTGGGATGATAACAAAATTATGATATGTAACAG gtgTCAAATAGCTGTCCACCAAGAATGCTATGGGGTAAGGAATGTTCAGGATTTTGCTTCATGGGTGTGCAGAGCTTGTGAAACTCCTGATGTTGAGAAGGAGTGCTGCCTTTGCCCTGTAAAAG GTGGTGCTCTCAAGCCAAGTGATATTGAAACACTGTGGGTTCACATCATATGTGCTTGGTTTCGACCTGAAGTTGGTTTCTTGAACCATGAAAAAATGGAACCTGCCACTGGAATTCTTAGAATTCCATCGATGTCGTTTATGAAG AGGTGTGTTGTCTGTAAGCAGACCCATGGTCCATGTGCCCAGTGTTGCAAGTGTGCCACCTATTTTCATGCAACGTGTGCCTCAAGAGCAGGATATTTCTTGGAA TTGAACTGCACGGAGAAGAATGGTGTGCAAGTCACAGAAAAGTTAATATATTGTGCTATTCACAG GAAGCCAAACCCAGATTATGCTGTAGTCGTGCGTACACCTTCAGGAGTTTTCTCTGGCAGAAGTTTGCTTCAGAATCAGAATGGGTGCTTGAGGGGTTCAAGGTTGGTTTCATCTAAGAGAGTGGAACTTCCAGAACCCTCAACCACAGGGAGTAATGAATTTGAACCTCTCTCTGCTGCAAAGTGCCGTGCTTTTAAAAGAACAAACCATAAG TGGTCTGAAGGAGATCCAATATTCCATCGATTGATGGGACCAAGACATCATCCTTTATGTTCAATTATTAACTTGAGCACCTATAAA CAGGAAACTGAAGATTCTacagttttctcttcatttaAAGAACGCCTTTACCATTTACAG AAAACTGAAAATCATCGGGTGTGTTTTGGTAAATCTGGTATACATGGATGGGGCCTCTTCGCCCGCAGAAATATTCAAGAAGGAGAAATG GTCATTGAGTATTGTGGAGAGAAGGTAAGGCGGAGTGTTGCTGATCTGAGAGAGGCACGGTACCGTTTAGAAGGCAAGGATTGCTAT GTCCATCACAAGGGAAATGAAAGCCAAGAGTTGCATATCTGGTATCAAAGGAGAGCTATGGGCAAATTGAACTTCTCTGAACTATTTCGAACAAATTAtggaataataatatttaacataGTTTTGGTGTGTTTAGCACTGGCAGAAGATGCCACAGTTTCCTTTTccatcattttccttttctttctctttggcCTAGTATACAGCTGA